In Deinococcus gobiensis I-0, one genomic interval encodes:
- a CDS encoding acyl-CoA dehydrogenase family protein: MTTVPAPLPLAPAGNAPPVFQSFFMGGFECSTQRRPSGRRIDVIDATGHDRFAAQDYARLAAAGLRTARDGLRWHLIERVPGEYDFTSAQAQVTAARAAGVQVIWDLLHYGSPDFVDVFAPEFPEVFARFARAAAEFLRAETEGELWVCPVNEISFMAWGGGDVGYLNPFAHGRGDTLKRQLVRASIRAMDEVRATDPAARFLHAEPLISVQAHPERPEDHAHAQANHESQYAALDMLLGRLHPELGGGEAYVDVVGLNYYPYNQWHHHPEHHLREVLDMGHPAHRPLRGLLADVWARYGRPLLIAETGTEDAGRAPWFARVAAEALAARGAGVPVEGVCLYPVVNHPGWDDDRHCHNGLWDYPDALGGRAADPALAAALASAQRAEAGEPEPAAPPPEPAPAASTDPAREALTRLARAAPAIAAEAAARDRDGQFPAASFAALREAGLLTVTLSPEQGGLGLGGAGLLTLLRRVGRESLPVARLYEGHLNALLLVSRFGAPGQRARAVADVRAGELFGVWNTEAAPGLHLEEAGAARWRLLGNKTFTSGAGHVTRPLLPAELPGGAGRAMVLLPAPVPPERFDPDFWSPLGMRPTVSFRADLDGLEIGAGDLIGAPGDYYAQPEFGGGALRFLAAQLGGADAAMTAARDVLRGLGRQGDDAQRLRFAGVAAGLEAAWQVTLRAARLLDTAPTERALAYVALARTVTEDACLLAAEAAERAVGARGLLAPHPAERIVRDLRMYLRQPAPDAARLALGAWVLDGPGPSDLAADPWDPDGDAAC; encoded by the coding sequence ATGACCACCGTGCCGGCCCCCCTGCCCCTGGCCCCTGCGGGCAACGCGCCGCCCGTGTTCCAGTCCTTTTTCATGGGAGGGTTCGAGTGCTCGACGCAGCGCCGGCCTTCGGGACGCCGCATCGACGTGATCGACGCGACCGGCCACGACCGGTTCGCCGCGCAGGACTATGCCCGGCTCGCGGCGGCGGGCCTGCGCACCGCCCGCGACGGCCTGAGGTGGCACCTCATCGAGCGGGTGCCGGGCGAGTACGACTTCACTTCGGCCCAGGCCCAGGTCACGGCGGCGCGGGCGGCCGGGGTCCAGGTCATCTGGGACCTGCTGCACTACGGCTCGCCGGATTTCGTGGACGTGTTCGCCCCCGAGTTTCCCGAGGTCTTCGCCCGCTTCGCCCGCGCGGCGGCCGAGTTCCTGCGGGCCGAGACCGAGGGCGAGCTGTGGGTCTGTCCGGTCAACGAGATCTCCTTCATGGCCTGGGGCGGCGGGGACGTGGGGTACCTGAACCCCTTCGCGCACGGGCGCGGCGACACCCTCAAACGGCAGCTCGTGCGGGCCTCGATCCGGGCGATGGACGAGGTGCGCGCCACCGATCCCGCGGCCCGTTTCCTGCATGCCGAGCCGCTCATCAGTGTGCAGGCCCACCCCGAGCGTCCCGAGGACCACGCGCACGCGCAGGCCAACCACGAGTCGCAGTACGCCGCGCTGGACATGCTGCTGGGGCGGCTGCACCCCGAGCTCGGCGGGGGAGAGGCCTATGTGGACGTGGTGGGCCTGAACTACTACCCCTACAACCAGTGGCACCACCACCCCGAACACCACCTGCGCGAGGTGCTGGACATGGGCCACCCGGCGCACCGGCCTCTGCGCGGGCTGCTGGCCGACGTCTGGGCGCGCTACGGCCGCCCCCTCCTGATCGCGGAGACGGGCACCGAGGACGCCGGGCGCGCGCCCTGGTTCGCCCGCGTGGCCGCCGAAGCGCTCGCGGCGCGCGGGGCCGGGGTGCCGGTCGAGGGCGTCTGCCTGTACCCGGTGGTCAACCACCCCGGCTGGGACGACGACCGCCACTGTCACAACGGCCTGTGGGACTATCCCGACGCCCTGGGGGGCCGCGCCGCCGACCCCGCCCTGGCCGCCGCACTGGCAAGTGCGCAGCGGGCCGAGGCCGGAGAGCCCGAACCCGCCGCGCCGCCGCCCGAGCCGGCCCCTGCGGCGTCCACCGACCCGGCGCGCGAGGCCCTGACCCGCCTGGCCCGCGCCGCGCCGGCCATCGCGGCCGAAGCGGCGGCGCGCGACCGTGACGGGCAGTTTCCGGCCGCCTCCTTCGCGGCGTTGCGTGAGGCGGGCCTGCTGACCGTCACCCTGTCCCCCGAGCAGGGGGGCCTGGGCCTGGGCGGCGCGGGTCTCCTGACGCTGCTGCGCCGCGTGGGCCGCGAGAGCCTGCCGGTCGCGCGGCTCTACGAGGGTCACCTCAACGCCCTGCTGCTCGTCTCGCGTTTCGGTGCGCCGGGGCAGCGGGCGCGCGCGGTGGCCGACGTCCGCGCTGGGGAGCTGTTCGGCGTCTGGAACACCGAGGCCGCGCCGGGCCTGCACCTCGAAGAGGCGGGGGCCGCGCGCTGGCGGCTGCTGGGCAACAAGACCTTCACTTCCGGTGCGGGGCACGTCACCCGCCCGCTGCTGCCCGCCGAGCTGCCGGGCGGCGCAGGCCGCGCGATGGTGCTGCTGCCCGCGCCCGTGCCGCCGGAACGCTTCGACCCCGACTTCTGGTCGCCGCTGGGAATGCGCCCCACCGTCAGCTTCCGCGCCGATCTGGACGGGCTGGAGATCGGCGCGGGCGACCTGATCGGCGCGCCGGGCGATTACTACGCGCAGCCGGAGTTCGGGGGCGGGGCGCTGCGCTTCCTGGCGGCGCAGCTCGGCGGGGCCGACGCGGCCATGACGGCTGCCCGGGACGTGCTGCGCGGCCTGGGGCGACAGGGCGACGATGCCCAGCGTCTGCGCTTCGCCGGAGTCGCGGCCGGGCTGGAAGCCGCGTGGCAGGTCACGCTGCGCGCCGCGCGCCTGCTGGACACGGCCCCCACGGAGCGCGCCCTGGCCTACGTGGCGCTGGCCCGCACGGTGACCGAGGACGCCTGCCTGCTCGCCGCCGAGGCCGCCGAGCGGGCGGTGGGCGCGCGCGGCCTGCTCGCCCCGCATCCCGCCGAGCGGATCGTCCGGGACCTGCGGATGTACCTGCGCCAGCCGGCCCCCGACGCCGCGCGCCTCGCCCTGGGGGCCTGGGTGCTGGACGGCCCCGGGCCTTCGGACCTCGCCGCCGACCCCTGGGACCCCGACGGAGACGCGGCGTGCTGA